The Anopheles coluzzii chromosome 2, AcolN3, whole genome shotgun sequence genome window below encodes:
- the LOC120953130 gene encoding mucin-19 isoform X2 — MKEMVGGCCVCSDDRGWSENPLVYCDGQSCAVAVHQACYGIVTVPSGPWYCRKCESQERPARVRCELCPSRDGALKRTDNQGWAHVVCALYIPEVRFGNVTTMEPIILQLIPQERYNKTCYICQDMGKGSRANVGACMQCNKSGCKQQFHVTCAQQLGLLCEEAGNYLDNVKYCGYCQHHYSKLKKGGNVKTIPPYKPISHEANSSDGPSSPEKEMEPPPPQQHSSSSAAGSGGTGGGGGGGGGGGSGAGGSSSSSSGLKSSSRLSGEPSVGGSSSTSSSSSSSSSKQRKSSSASKSSSGSGSGASLSSSSSSSVLASGGGGGSGGSGASGMSGNSSMSTSSSSSSSSGVSSMSGSGGSGSVSNSSGSGIGGSGIAGSVGGSGSSKTSSGSSGGTGGGGSSGSSSKEKDKYSKSRDKSSKSSKSSSSSSTSGGSGSNFNNSTSTSSSAGGSSNQSKDVDMGGTAGSSSGSMGALGANASSQSSSQSGYSSTAGGGGSGPGGSSSSSSGSSSNSSSKHHSDKPDKGSGGGGSSSQGGGPLSTNSGVGSGRAASLSPAAIPTTLIIKPPQDHTGGSGKEPLSKEAIAKMSTSSNFTETIVVNSESVYNHAGSGSGNAGSTSVIESGKLAMGGSGAGSGGSGGSYGGSTGPTGGSSTGSSSSSSSGGKKRKADARSTPTSSVSSSEMLDANRDLIRDVAVSLVPLSLSKNDHIDPSSIASHEKSVKKAKTETSSPLPHPATALPAPEPNLQNVTPNLIQSAHTSSIISSASSSSASSSSSSGKHQQQQQHHHHQPTPHSPQQPASSQHTPSLVVSVPLSTATVPGVNLPASNNSNSSSHTGSSSSSSSSSSNVNHSASSNSNSTPNIVSPGHHQGSDRGGGGGSHINNSNNSNSNSGGNSNLYQQISHRAGDQLMNASANRSSPVIQQQSTAQNIIQSSSSSSSTAGSSSSSTVGPSIGHHHLERQSPSMRSSPAGVTTGGANVITSLHHSQSQQPDLLSPAGGGATVLQSVSPVPMSTIQRTSSPSTLHAGDNSSSSGGGGGGLKFGYEKQAPTTNARIAALQEEEASTGRRSRSHSRERSGGNGGNNSTGGAGNTGVGGGVSSGGGGGGGKTRTSKKRSQQQQQQQQQQQQQQQSQLPPDRGSPSIGIESSASGGSHRRGSSPSPSRRSSHGGGGGSGQSYSYGPAVDRNVDDHSPSRYHPSSSGGSNAPAAGGNNASNNGSVLSMAAGTGSATASVVVGNSSSQNSHHHQHLTPHQQQQQQQQQHSHLHHHHQPQQQQQQHHHQQHHQHHQHSHHQQHSAAMGDKLSSGGGTSAAPSSLHYSTGSSHSASSQHSSSAIANSNASNVTSTISSVASPAGPGATAAAAAAAASVATSSIASMSASSSTSSTAHSNNSSTSAAARNDGGSSSAGVHPVIEMAGSHGGSQSYQQHHHHHTSGGIISGYSQNASSNSSASTKSHQNTNNGSNMESFHQQQQHHHHHQQQQQYHGGGSGSHSVLSGSGNSGNSSISISSNSNNLSSNNNTSTITTTTTTNTTNITTTTTSNSSSNSGNNSNSKNTTIISSNSGNLSGTAGNSNTNNSTGSNHNLSNSSSSSSSGGTIVTAAANPNKKHRGASHHPSIVELSPSPSTSRTPEMIVSSGGVVPYSMSSTMTAASSSSYGGSSGGGGGGLKFSYEAQPTNPLSAVSTASMMGSSGSVIAAPQVKDSPPSSPGSDAGGSAAGTAIVSGRGTKRNRKMSSNAAAVNSGAGAVPTTSVAGQTGGPSIVPASIVAGGSADAKDGKLFQNGGSSSAAAGGSVVSATHMLGNQLNPSSSVAQKMSDQLSMEIEAHAYVPGPIDAVPTLMGPQFPGKNRTNNSQSMPVGAVGGGNSLSSMLTGGATATANGNTPQSLEQLLERQWEQGSQFLMEQAQHFDIASLLSCLHQLRSENIRLEEHVNNLVARRDHLLAVNARLAIPLNPTAALGGVGMIGGSGGSGPGAGGAATGGAGVGGAGIGSLPGQFNNIHGNGPIDANVITNASAVSNRSSRGQHGPNQQQQPGQQGPAGHFGSGAGSNAAGGGIGSLPQENGIDFRHTNSSHPATNSASIRRNSPSSQPFPSATTATGGGGGGGTTRGAPSTNSSSANNSTVQAQATGGTGSGEPVLPSTTGTTGRSSTLRPSSGPANVSSTGSNSSTGSSSSNNSNSISTGNGPTPAIGGGAGLNSSTVGPPAGTYHQGTREQQQQTIYNTAHQPTHQLRRDDIPLLLEHHQQEHLHHHAHSQPSHHQHQHHHHHQPPVASLPPLPPLPPTQAPLHLHPSVTGTAATLPPSSQGHSQQNHHHHHQQQQQSSSSSSSIMSQSNHPSSPQVLVSRVGVAPVTSSSIRTAPTAAASAHVPPRSVSNNHHHHHQQQQQQQQQSHHHPQHHHHHLHQHASHPYMHGNHLQQHRSASPPPTGSGHGPTTHPHHQLQHHHGSLNSIDGPMAGRGAAITTTPPPPPAPSQPAVVVVDRMMSGHSQRPPAH, encoded by the exons ATGAAGGAGATGGTCGGTGGATGTTGTGTCTGTTCAGACGATCGCGGCTGGTCGGAAAATCCGCTAGTGTACTGCGATGGTCAAAGCTGTGCCGTGGCCGTGCACCAGGCGTGCTACGGAATCGTGACCGTGCCGAGTGGTCCTTGGTACTGTCGGAAGTGTGAGAGTCAGGAGCGTCCGGCTCGGGTGCGCTGCGAGCTGTGCCCGTCCCGCGATGGGGCGCTCAAGCGGACGGACAACCAGGGATGGGCGCATGTCGTCTGCGCCCTGTACATTCCCGAGGTGCGTTTCGGGAACGTGACGACGATGGAACCGATCATCCTGCAGCTGATCCCGCAGGAGCGATACAACAAGA CATGCTACATATGTCAGGATATGGGCAAGGGGTCCCGTGCGAACGTAGGAGCCTGCATGCAGTGCAACAAATCGGGCTGCAAGCAACAGTTTCACGTCACCTGCGCCCAGCAGCTCGGCCTGCTGTGTGAAGAAGCTGGCAACTATCTGGACAATGTAAAGTACTGCGGCTACTGCCAGCACCACTACAGCAAACTG AAAAAGGGAGGCAATGTGAAAACGATCCCACCCTACAAACCCATCAGCCACGAGGCCAACTCGAGCGATGGTCCGTCGTCGCCGGAGAAGGAAATGGAACCGCCCCCACCCCAGCAACACTCCAGCAGCAGTGCGGCCGGATCAGGTGGAaccggtggaggtggtggcggtggtggtgggggtggCAGTGGGgccggtggcagcagcagctcgagcaGTGGGCTCAAGTCCAGCAGCCGGTTGTCGGGCGAACCGAGCGTCGGCGGCTCATCGTCTACCTCTTCCTCgtcatcgtcctcctcctccaagCAGCGCAAGTCCTCGAGTGCGTCGAAAAGTTCGAGCGGATCGGGCTCCGGCGCATCGCTttcgtcgtcctcctcgtcctcggtGCTGGCGTCCGGCGGGGGCGGTGGTTCCGGGGGCAGCGGGGCCAGTGGTATGTCCGGCAACTCCTCCATGTCCACCTCATCGTCTTCGTCCTCTTCGTCGGGCGTTTCAAGCATGTCCGGTAGCGGAGGCAGCGGTAGTGTGAGCAACAGTAGTGGCAGTGGAATCGGTGGCTCGGGCATCGCCGGAAGTGTGGGCGGTAGTGGTTCCAGCAAGACCAGTTCCGGCTCGTCCGGAGGAACTGGTGGTGGCGGTAGTTCGGGCAGCAGTTCGAAAGAAAAGGATAAATATAGTAAAAGC CGCGACAAAAGCTCCAAATCATCGAAATCGTCGAGCAGTAGCAGCACGAGCGGAGGAAGTGGAAGCAATTTTAACAATAGTACAAGTACAAGCAGTTCTGCCGGTGGCAGCTCCAACCAATCGAAGGATGTCGACATGGGTGGGACGGCCGGTTCTTCTTCCGGGTCGATGGGTGCGCTGGGTGCGAATGCGTCCTCGCAATCTTCATCGCAAAGTGGCTACTCGTCGACCGCaggcggtggcggcagtggACCCGGAGgtagctccagcagcagcagcggcagcagcagcaactcctCCAGCAAACATCATTCTGATAAGCCCGACAAAGgaagtggcggtggtggtagcaGCAGTCAAGGTGGTGGCCCTCTGTCAACGAATAGCGGCGTCGGATCGGGACGGGCGGCTTCCCTCTCCCCGGCAGCGATTCCGACGACGCTCATCATTAAGCCACCGCAGGACCACACCGGTGGCAGCGGGAAGGAACCACTGTCCAAGGAAGCGATTGCAAAAATGAGCACCTCGAGCAACTTCACCGAAACGATCGTCGTCAATTCGGAGTCGGTGTACAATCATGCCGGCTCGGGTAGCGGGAACGCTGGTTCCACGTCCGTGATCGAGAGCGGCAAGCTGGCGATGGGAGGTTCGGGAGCGGGCAGTGGTGGCTCGGGCGGTTCGTACGGTGGCAGTACCGGCCCCACAGGTGGATCGTCCACCgggagtagtagtagtagcagtagcggCGGCAAGAAGCGAAAGGCCGATGCACGCTCGACACCAACATCGTCGGTCAGCAGTAGCGAGATGCTGGATGCTAATCG TGACCTGATAAGGGACGTTGCCGTATCGCTGGTGCCATTGTCGCTGAGTAAAAACGATCACATTGATCCGTCGTCGATCGCATCACACGAGAAGAGTGTGAAGAAG GCGAAAACCGAAACCAGCTCCCCGCTGCCCCATCCGGCAACGGCGTTGCCAGCGCCGGAACCGAACCTCCAAAATGTCACACCCAACCTCATCCAGTCGGCGCACACATCGAGCATCATCTCATCCGCTTCGTCGTCTTCagcgtcctcctcctcctcctccggcaagcatcagcaacagcagcaacaccaccatcatcag ccAACGCCTCACTCGCCTCAGCAGCCAGCGTCGTCGCAGCACACACCGAGCCTGGTGGTGTCGGTACCGCTGTCGACGGCTACCGTACCTGGAGTTAATCTACCCGCTAGTAACAATAGTAACAGTAGCAGCCATaccggcagtagcagcagcagcagcagcagcagtagcaacgtTAATCATAGCGCTAGTAGCAATAGCAACAGTACACCGAACATTGTCTCACCAGGACATCACCAAGGTAGCGATCgaggtggcggcggcggcagccacatcaacaacagcaacaacagcaatagTAACAGTGGTGGCAAtagcaacttgtaccaacagaTTTCACACCGGGCAGGTGATCAGTTGATG AATGCCAGCGCGAACCGCTCTAGTCCCGTGATCCAGCAGCAATCGACGGCTCAGAACATCATTcagtcgtcttcgtcgtcctcctccaccgccggttcctcctcgtcgtccacAGTCGGCCCTTCGATCGGTCACCATCATCTCGAACGGCAGTCACCGTCGATGCGCTCGTCCCCGGCCGGCGTGACGACCGGTGGTGCCAACGTTATAACCTCCCTACACCACAGCCAGTCACAGCAGCCGGATCTGCTTTCGCCTGCGGGCGGCGGCGCTACGGTGCTGCAAAGTGTGTCGCCCGTGCCGATGAGTACGATCCAACGCACCTCCTCACCGTCGACACTGCACGCGGGTgacaatagcagcagcagcggcggcggcggcggaggaTTAAAGTTTGGCTACGAAAAACAAGCGCCTACGACGAACGCACGGATAGCGGCCCTGCAGGAGGAGGAAGCGTCCACCGGCCGGCGGTCCAG ATCACACTCGAGAGAACGTAGTGGTGGCAATGGTGGAAACAACTCTACCGGTGGTGCCGGTAACACCGgcgtcggtggtggtgtttctagtggtggtggtggtggtggtggaaaaactCGTACATCCAAAAAGCgttcacagcagcagcaacagcagcaacagcagcaacaacaacaacaacagtccCAATTACCACCAGATCGAGGATCACCTTCGATTGGGATAGAATCCTCAGCAAGCGGTGGATCGCATCGCCGTGGGTCGTCTCCATCACCTTCACGACGTTCTTCccatggcggtggtggcggtagtGGGCAGTCCTACTCGTACGGACCGGCCGTGGATCGTAATGTCGATGACCATTCACCATCACGGTATCATCCATCGTCGTCCGGTGGTAGTAATGCGCCCGCGGCCGGCGGTAACAATGCCAGCAACAATGGTAGCGTGCTCTCGATGGCAGCAGGAACCGGATCCGCCACCGCGTCGGTGGTCGTGGGAAACTCTTCCTCCCAGAACAgccaccatcatcaacatTTGACAcctcaccagcagcagcagcaacaacaacagcaacattctcacctccatcaccaccaccagccgcagcagcagcagcagcagcaccatcaccaacagcatcatcaacatcaccaACATTCGCACCATCAGCAACATTCCGCTGCGATGGGCGACAAGCTTTCGTCGGGCGGTGGTACTTCTGCCGCACCGTCGTCGCTTCACTATTCCACGGGCAGTTCGCATTCTGCTTCGTCGCAGCATTCATCTAGTGCAATTGCTAACAGTAACGCTTCGAATGTAACATCTACCATTTCATCTGTCGCTTCCCCTGCCGGGCCTGgggctactgctgctgctgctgctgccgctgcttctGTTGCCACATCTTCAATCGCTTCAATGTCTGCTTCCTCTTCTACTTCCTCTACTGCCCACTCTAACAATTCTTCCacttctgctgctgccaggAACGATGGCGGATCATCGTCCGCCGGTGTACATCCGGTCATCGAAATGGCGGGCAGTCACGGTGGATCACAGAGCtatcagcagcaccaccaccaccacactagTGGTGGGATCATTTCCGGCTACTCTCAAAACGCTAGCAGCAACAGTAGCGCCAGTACCAAATCTCACCAAAACACCAATAACGGTAGCAACATGGAAAGctttcaccagcagcagcagcaccaccaccatcatcaacaacaacaacagtatcACGGAGGCGGTTCTGGTTCGCACAGTGTGCTGTCGGGCAGTGGCAACAGCGGCAACAGTAGTATTAGTATTAGTAGCAACAGTAACAACCTTAGTAGCAATAATAACACCTCCACtatcactaccaccaccactaccaacaccacaaacatcaccaccaccaccaccagcaacagcagtagcaatAGTGGCAACAACAGTAACAGTAaaaacaccaccatcatcagtaGCAATAGCGGCAACCTGAGTGGCACCGCCGGCAACAGTAATACTAACAACAGCACCGGAAGCAACCATAATCTATctaacagtagcagcagcagcagtagcggcgGTACCATCGTAACAGCGGCTGCCAATCCGAACAAAAAGCACCGGGGGGCTTCGCATCATCCATCAATCGTTGAACTTTCGCCATCGCCATCTACTTCCAGAACGCCGGAAATGATCGTATCCAGCGGCGGTGTCGTCCCCTACAGCATGAGCTCGACGATGACAGCGGCCTCTTCCTCGTCGTACGGTGGTAGTTccggtggtggaggaggagggctAAAGTTCTCGTACGAGGCTCAGCCCACGAACCCGTTGTCTGCAGTATCGACCGCATCGATGATGGGCAGTAGCGGCAGCGTGATTGCGGCCCCGCAAGTCAAGGATTCTCCCCCGAGCTCGCCCGGATCGGATGCGGGCGGCAGTGCCGCCGGCACAGCGATCGTTAGCGGTCGGGGAACGAAACGCAACCGTAAGATGTCTTCGAATGCGGCGGCCGTGAACAGTGGTGCCGGGGCAGTGCCAACGACATCGGTAGCAGGACAGACCGGTGGACCGTCGATTGTACCGGCTTCGATCGTGGCCGGTGGAAGCGCCGATGCCAAGGATGGCAAACTGTTTCAGAACGGAGGCAGCAGTAGTGCGGCCGCCGGCGGTTCGGTCGTGTCGGCTACCCATATGTTGGGTAATCAGCTGAATCCGAGCAGTAGCGTGGCGCAGAAAATGTCCGACCAGCTGAGCATGGAGATCGAGGCGCACGCGTACGTACCCGGTCCAATCGATGCAGTGCCGACACTGATGGGACCACAGTTCCCGGGAAAG AATCGCACAAACAATTCCCAATCGATGCCTGTCGGAGCGGTAGGTGGCGGTAACTCGTTAAGCTCGATGCTAACGGGCGGTGCTACGGCGACGGCGAACGGGAACACTCCGCAAAGCTTGGAGCAGCTGCTGGAGCGGCAATGGGAACAAGGATCTCAGTTTCTTATGGAACAAGCGCAACACTTCGACA TTGCCTCTCTGCTGTCCTGTCTCCATCAGTTGCGGAGCGAGAACATTCGGCTGGAAGAGCACGTCAACAATTTGGTCGCACGAAGAGATCATCTGTTAGCGGTCAATGCTCGTTTGGCTATACCGCTGAACCCTACTGCGGCGCTGGGCGGTGTTGGCATGATTGGAGGGTCGGGCGGATCGGGTCCCGGTGCCGGCGGGGCAGCGACTGGTGGCGCCGGTGTCGGTGGTGCTGGTATCGGATCTCTGCCAG GGCAATTCAACAACATCCACGGCAATGGGCCAATCGATGCCAATGTCATCACCAACGCGTCGGCAGTGTCGAACCGATCTAGCCGGGGGCAGCACGGAccgaaccagcagcagcagcccggccAGCAGGGTCCGGCCGGCCACTTTGGGTCGGGGGCGGGAAGTAATGCGGCCGGTGGCGGTATTGGTAGTCTGCCCCAGGAGAATGGTATCGATTTCCGACACACGAACTCCTCGCATCCGGCCACAAACAGTGCATCGATAAG GCGCAACTCTCCTTCAAGCCAACCGTTCCCATCAGCTACTACTGcaactggtggtggtggcggtggtggaacCACACGGGGGGCGCCCTCCACTAATTCGTCCTCAGCGAACAACAGCACGGTCCAAGCGCAGGCAACGGGGGGCACTGGTTCGGGTGAGCCGGTTCTCCCTTCCACCACCGGTACTACAGGTCGTTCGAGCACGCTGCGACCGTCTTCCGGCCCAGCCAATGTATCGTCCACtggtagcaacagcagcaccggcagcagcagcagcaacaacagcaacagcatttCAACCGGTAACGGACCGACGCCGGCCATCGGTGGTGGCGCAGGGCTGAACAGTTCCACCGTCGGTCCACCAGCGGGAACATATCATCAGGGGACGCgtgaacaacaacagcaaacgatCTACAACACGGCACACCAG CCTACACACCAATTACGCCGAGACGAT ATTCCGCTCTTGCTCGAGCACCATCAGCAGGAACATTTGCATCATCATGCCCATTCCCAACCctcccaccaccagcaccagcaccaccaccaccaccagcctcCTGTAGcttctcttcctcctcttcctccacTACCTCCAACGCAGGCTCCTTTACATCTTCACCCATCGGTGACCGGCACAGCGGCCACGCTGCCACCGTCTTCGCAAGGACATTCGCAACagaaccatcatcatcatcatcaacagcagcaacaatcgagcagcagcagcagcagcattatgTCACAATCAAATCATCCCTCATCGCCTCAAGTGTTGGTGAGTCGGGTGGGAGTGGCTCCGGTAACCTCCAGCTCCATCCGAACCGctcccacagcagcagcatcagcacacGTACCTCCTCGCTCCGTAAGCaacaaccatcatcatcatcatcaacagcagcagcagcagcagcagcagtcccaCCACCATCCTcaacatcaccaccatcatctccATCAGCACGCTTCCCATCCGTATATGCACGGGAACCATCTGCAGCAGCATCGTTCAGCGTCCCCGCCACCAACCGGAAGCGGTCACGGACCGACGACCCACCCGCATCATCAGCTGCAACACCACCACGGATCGCTGAACTCGATCGATGGGCCGATGGCCGGTCGGGGAGCAGCTATTACTAccaccccaccaccaccaccagcaccctCTCAGCCggcagtagtggtggtggaCCGGATGATGTCCGGTCACTCCCAACGGCCGCCAGCTCACTAA